A stretch of DNA from Vicinamibacterales bacterium:
CTTCCATCGCAGCGCCGTGTTCTCGTGCGGGCACGCGAGGTTGAACGCGAGAACCTTGCCCTGGAAGCGGACCAGGATCACCTGCGTGGACTTGTCGATAGTGACACCGTCGGCAGCCGGCAGCGGATAGGCCTTCTGCGACGGCGCCACCTCGACGCCGGTCATCTCACCCACAACATAAACGGCTTCCGCCGACGCGGCGTTGCCGCCCACCATGGCCGCCAGCACGACGCCCGGAATCCGCGCCAGAAACACGCGGCGCGAGGTGCCGCACCCTAGGCGGCAACCGTCAGCCACTCGCCGATCCAAAGAATGAAGAGCCATAACAGGAAACTCGCTCCAGACGCCGCCACCACGCGGCGCCACATGCCGGTGTCTCCGCCCTTCGCGTAGGCCCGCTCCGCGGCCACCAGCGCCGCCCCGTTCAGGAGCAGCAGGACGAACGACCCCATCTTGATCCAGAACAGCCGCGACACCTCGAACGTGGACCAGTCGGCGGCGGCCATCATCACCCCACTGGCGGCCACCACGACCAGCGCGGGAACGACGACGGCGTGAGACCCGTGCATCGCGGTGAGCGCGGCCCGGCGGCGATCGTCGGTACCGGTGCGGGCTGACCCCAGCACCAGGCGATCGATCGCCAGGGCCGTGCCGCCCCCGACCATCAGTGCCGCCAGGTGCAGGTAGCGAATAACCACCGACACCGTCTGGTGGTCGCTGTAATACGCCGACCACCACGTGGTGGCGTCGGCCAACGACGCGGCGATGCCCATGGGCGTCACCGGGTCACGAGCATGTAGACGTAGCTCGCCGCTGCCACGCCCATCGACGTGATGGCGACGTTGCGGTGCAGCGATCGATTGCCGCTGCTGCCGCCGCCTTCGTCACTGTCATCGTCAGGCGCCAGCGCGCCGGTCGCGACAAAGCCCAGGTCGGCGCCGAACATCATCAGCGTGTGCACGAGACGGCGGGTCTTGCCGTTGGGGTCCTTGCGCCCCTCCCAGAAGTTCCAGCCGCCGGTCACGGTGTTCACCGCGAAGAGCGCGATGATGCCCGCCATGCCCGCGTCATGGACCGACCGCGCGGTTCCACCGCCCTGGTCATACAGCTTCTGCCCGGCGACCACCTGCGTGACAAAGAGCGGCAGGGTGACGTAGCTCGCGATCATGTGGATCTTGCGACGCATGTTGTACGCCTCGCTGTAGGTGAACGCCACGGGCCGCTGTTCCAGGTCCGCGGCGGGTTCGGGCGCGACGGCGGCCGCGCTGGCGAGCAAGCCTGGGCCGGTCACCGGCGAAGGCTCGGCGAACGTCACCTGCCAGGTGCGCGCGCTTCGGGACACGGACGGCAACCCGTCGGTGGGTAATGTCCCCGGGAGGGTCCAGGTATATGAGGGGAATATTTCGCCATTTTCGGACGAACCCGCCATCACGGGAATCGCCGGCATGAGAAGAAGGGCAAGAACCAAAGAAAATCTGCGCGGATTCATTCCAAACCTCCACCGAAGCGCCGAAAGAAACGGTCGACATTTCGGGGGTGTGCAAATGGCGCGCCATGGAGCGCGGTTTAGTCGAGCTTCCGAGGCAACCTCCGCGATAGCATTCCGGCGTGGACACGATGACGGAACCGCGGGGGCTGGCCCTGGTGTTGAGCGGCGGCGGCGCGCGGGCGGCGTATCAGGTGGGCGTGCTGCGCGTGCTGGCGCGCGAGTTTCCCGCCGTCGTGCCGGACATCCTGACCGGGGTCTCGGCCGGCGGCATCAACGCCGCCTTCCTGGCGGCACGGCAGGCGCCATTCGACGCCAAGGTCGAGCAACTGGCGCAGATGTGGGCCGACCTGCGGATCGATCGCGTGTTTCGCGTCGATTTGCGGGACCTGGCGTCG
This window harbors:
- a CDS encoding Rieske 2Fe-2S domain-containing protein, coding for MADGCRLGCGTSRRVFLARIPGVVLAAMVGGNAASAEAVYVVGEMTGVEVAPSQKAYPLPAADGVTIDKSTQVILVRFQGKVLAFNLACPHENTALRWKQAVGRFECTKHDSKYSPEGKFLDGRATRNMDRLPIVRDGNNAVVDLSKLVKSDTQATEWAAAVITV